A part of Aquibium oceanicum genomic DNA contains:
- a CDS encoding fumarylacetoacetate hydrolase family protein, with the protein MRFLSYEIDGTGGLAVDTGTGEFRGLLASSDGFPGTLDDIVRSGDFAGAAKRLQGGSPVDPATAKYRPPFVRASKILCVGLNYSDHAAESSMQAPDFPTVFARFSSGLVAHGASLVKPNVSDKFDYEGEMVAVIGKPGREIAEADALDHIAGYSIFNDGSIRDYQLRTPQWTVGKNFDGTGGFGPVFVTADELPEGGSGLRIETRLNGEVMQSASTSDLIFDVRKLVSLLSIAMTLEAGDIIVTGTPSGVGAARKPPVFMKPGDVCEVEVERIGTLRNTVVSQGR; encoded by the coding sequence GTGCGCTTCCTCAGTTACGAGATCGATGGCACCGGCGGACTGGCCGTCGATACGGGAACCGGTGAGTTCCGCGGCCTGCTGGCATCGTCCGACGGATTTCCGGGAACCCTCGACGATATCGTTCGCAGCGGCGACTTCGCGGGCGCGGCGAAGCGGCTGCAGGGAGGCTCCCCGGTCGATCCTGCAACCGCAAAGTATCGGCCGCCGTTCGTACGCGCCTCCAAGATCCTGTGCGTGGGCCTGAATTACAGCGACCACGCTGCCGAGAGCAGCATGCAGGCTCCCGACTTCCCGACCGTCTTTGCCCGCTTCAGCTCCGGTCTGGTGGCGCATGGCGCGTCGCTGGTGAAGCCGAACGTTTCCGACAAGTTCGACTACGAGGGCGAGATGGTAGCGGTGATCGGTAAGCCCGGCCGCGAGATCGCCGAGGCCGACGCGCTCGACCACATCGCCGGATATTCGATCTTCAACGACGGTTCGATCCGCGACTACCAGCTGCGGACCCCGCAATGGACCGTGGGGAAGAACTTCGACGGAACCGGCGGCTTCGGGCCGGTCTTCGTCACTGCCGACGAACTGCCCGAGGGTGGCTCGGGCCTGCGCATCGAGACCAGGCTGAATGGCGAGGTCATGCAGAGCGCCAGCACGAGCGACCTGATCTTCGACGTGCGCAAGCTCGTCTCGCTTCTCAGCATCGCGATGACGCTGGAGGCCGGCGACATCATCGTGACCGGAACGCCATCGGGCGTGGGCGCGGCGCGCAAGCCGCCGGTGTTCATGAAGCCCGGCGACGTGTGCGAGGTCGAGGTCGAACGGATCGGGACGCTGAGGAATACGGTCGTTTCGCAAGGCCGGTGA
- a CDS encoding GntR family transcriptional regulator: MKSSDEMDGVGVHKSMTSRTYDRLRYAIITARYRPGEKLRIDALKQEFDASLGAVREALARLTSEGLVTAEPQRGFSVSLISRQDLTDLTEARIVIETTCVGSSIANGDLAWEGRVLSVSHQLSRLSLSVGKVGADTETWHRYHERYHDEITAACSNSWWLRLRKQLFVQSERYRRLSGPFAEYDRDIDAEHRAITEAVLARDATRAAALLTDHLRATTDILLASKMPFSSDPSVAQPARIAGG, from the coding sequence ATGAAATCCTCCGATGAGATGGACGGCGTCGGCGTCCACAAGAGCATGACGTCGCGGACCTATGACCGGCTCCGCTACGCGATCATCACCGCGCGATACCGGCCCGGCGAGAAGCTCCGCATCGATGCCCTCAAGCAGGAATTCGATGCGAGCCTCGGCGCAGTGCGCGAGGCGCTGGCGCGGCTGACATCCGAGGGACTGGTGACGGCAGAGCCGCAGCGCGGGTTTTCCGTGTCGCTGATCTCACGCCAGGACCTGACGGATCTGACCGAGGCGCGCATCGTCATCGAGACCACGTGCGTGGGATCCTCCATCGCCAATGGCGACCTCGCCTGGGAGGGGAGGGTGCTCTCGGTGTCGCACCAGCTCTCGCGGCTCAGCCTTTCGGTCGGCAAGGTGGGCGCCGATACCGAAACCTGGCACCGCTATCACGAGCGCTACCACGACGAGATCACCGCGGCTTGCAGCAATAGCTGGTGGCTGCGGCTGCGCAAGCAGCTCTTCGTCCAGTCCGAGCGCTACCGCCGGCTGTCCGGCCCGTTCGCCGAATACGATCGCGACATCGATGCCGAGCATCGCGCCATCACCGAAGCCGTGCTGGCCCGCGACGCCACGCGCGCGGCCGCGCTTCTGACCGACCATCTGCGCGCAACGACCGATATCCTGCTGGCCTCGAAGATGCCGTTCTCGTCAGATCCCTCCGTCGCTCAGCCTGCAAGGATCGCCGGTGGATGA
- a CDS encoding CynX/NimT family MFS transporter has translation MDEVSRPKPADLGAYRWFLLFGIWLVYFCFGLVAASMAPLIPVIRAELGISNAGMGAILGAWPLVYIAAAIPCGVLLDRLPARWSLLVGSAVVGLSALLRGLSWDELSLFAAVGLFGVGGPLISVGAPKLTAKWFDGRDRGVAIGIYTTGPALGSAASLALMTSVLMPLFDQDWRMVMFANAGIAVAAGVAWFLLASHPLADPGSATEASRPAAFDPRTVLALLARPPVQVLLLMGVGIFLVNHGINNWLPEILRAKGLPAAEAGRWASLTQIVGIVGSLVVPRYAVAGRRLVLISLIFAGMAVAGLLLLLPAGQALVASLVLLGIARTSATAIVMLLLLDLPGIDRQRHGLLGGMFFVAAEIGGVLGPTTIGLLSDRSGGFSSSLWALSAIGVVLLVLAGLLARIGHRERPLPR, from the coding sequence GTGGATGAGGTGTCCCGGCCGAAGCCGGCCGATCTCGGTGCCTATCGCTGGTTCCTGCTGTTCGGCATCTGGCTCGTCTACTTCTGCTTCGGGCTGGTCGCAGCGTCGATGGCGCCCCTCATTCCCGTCATCCGAGCCGAACTCGGGATCTCCAACGCCGGAATGGGCGCGATCCTCGGCGCCTGGCCTCTCGTCTACATCGCCGCCGCCATTCCCTGCGGCGTGCTTCTCGACCGGCTTCCGGCGCGCTGGTCGCTGCTCGTCGGCAGCGCGGTGGTCGGGCTGTCGGCACTCCTGCGCGGGCTTTCCTGGGACGAGCTTTCGCTCTTCGCGGCCGTGGGGCTGTTCGGGGTCGGCGGGCCGCTGATCTCCGTCGGCGCACCGAAGCTGACCGCGAAATGGTTCGATGGGCGCGACCGGGGCGTCGCAATCGGCATCTACACGACCGGGCCGGCACTCGGCAGTGCCGCCTCCCTCGCGCTCATGACCAGCGTCCTCATGCCTCTTTTCGACCAGGACTGGCGCATGGTCATGTTCGCCAATGCCGGCATCGCCGTCGCCGCAGGCGTGGCGTGGTTCCTGCTCGCAAGCCACCCGCTGGCCGATCCCGGCTCCGCGACCGAGGCCTCCCGGCCTGCTGCCTTCGACCCCCGCACCGTGTTGGCCCTCCTGGCGAGGCCCCCGGTGCAGGTGCTGTTGCTCATGGGCGTCGGCATCTTCCTGGTCAATCATGGGATCAACAACTGGCTACCCGAGATACTGCGCGCCAAGGGGCTTCCGGCGGCGGAGGCCGGGAGATGGGCGTCGCTCACACAGATCGTCGGCATCGTCGGATCGTTGGTGGTGCCGCGCTATGCCGTCGCCGGCCGCCGTCTCGTGCTGATCTCGCTCATCTTCGCCGGCATGGCGGTCGCCGGCCTGCTGCTGCTCCTGCCGGCCGGGCAGGCCCTGGTCGCCTCGCTCGTCCTGCTCGGGATCGCGCGCACCTCGGCCACGGCCATCGTGATGCTTCTCCTGCTCGACCTGCCCGGAATAGACAGGCAGCGGCACGGCCTGCTCGGCGGCATGTTCTTCGTCGCGGCCGAGATCGGCGGCGTCCTCGGCCCGACGACGATCGGGCTTCTGTCCGACCGGAGCGGCGGCTTTTCGAGTTCATTATGGGCGCTTTCGGCGATCGGCGTCGTGCTGCTCGTGCTAGCCGGTCTGCTCGCGCGAATCGGCCACCGCGAACGCCCGCTCCCTCGTTGA
- a CDS encoding MurR/RpiR family transcriptional regulator → MSDITPLPSLDHAYRGGPETFEALRSRIRARFETLSPHLQRIARSALEQPNEFALRTTVSIAAELGVQPSTLIRFAKEFDYSGFLEMQRIFRHRLIEGAADMREQVYATQAARPPADLSILLNGSIDALAASLEELRRTVSVSELSSAVSMLEAADHLYIAGLRRSRAIATYLAYGLARSERPCSLLDFGGGMASQQVANMKSTDLLVAIAFPPYSEPVVDVVVDCHLSGKPVLAFTDSPQSPLAKHAKLAFFVDNASTGQFRPISGAIALVQAMVSGLGRAEVRKAPS, encoded by the coding sequence TTGTCCGATATCACCCCGCTACCGTCGCTGGATCATGCGTACCGTGGTGGCCCGGAGACCTTCGAGGCGCTGAGGTCGCGCATCCGCGCCCGTTTCGAGACGCTTTCCCCCCACCTGCAGCGCATCGCCCGCTCCGCGCTCGAACAGCCGAACGAGTTCGCGCTGCGCACGACCGTCTCGATCGCCGCCGAGCTCGGGGTCCAGCCGTCGACACTCATCCGCTTTGCAAAGGAGTTCGACTACAGTGGCTTTTTGGAGATGCAGCGCATCTTCCGCCACAGGCTCATCGAGGGCGCGGCGGACATGCGCGAACAGGTCTACGCGACGCAGGCGGCGCGTCCACCCGCCGACCTCAGCATATTGCTGAACGGATCCATCGACGCCCTGGCTGCCTCCCTGGAAGAACTCCGCCGCACGGTCTCTGTTTCCGAACTTTCCAGCGCAGTCTCGATGCTGGAAGCGGCCGACCACCTCTACATCGCCGGGCTACGCCGCTCGCGCGCGATTGCCACCTATCTCGCCTACGGGCTCGCTCGTTCGGAACGCCCGTGCAGCCTGCTCGACTTCGGTGGCGGCATGGCTTCGCAGCAGGTGGCCAACATGAAGTCGACCGATCTGCTGGTCGCGATCGCCTTCCCGCCCTATTCCGAACCGGTGGTGGATGTGGTCGTGGATTGTCATCTCAGCGGCAAGCCGGTGCTCGCATTCACGGACTCCCCTCAAAGCCCGCTTGCGAAGCATGCGAAACTTGCCTTCTTCGTCGACAATGCCTCGACCGGGCAGTTCCGCCCGATTTCAGGCGCCATAGCGCTGGTGCAGGCTATGGTCTCCGGCCTCGGCCGCGCGGAGGTTCGAAAAGCCCCGTCCTGA